The proteins below come from a single Triticum aestivum cultivar Chinese Spring chromosome 5D, IWGSC CS RefSeq v2.1, whole genome shotgun sequence genomic window:
- the LOC123119853 gene encoding probable bifunctional methylthioribulose-1-phosphate dehydratase/enolase-phosphatase E1 yields the protein MSTGGAESAAAEAMASEAYLAGAAVWEARELVAELCRHFYLQGWVTGTGGSITVKANDPAVPLAQQLIVMSPSGVQKERMVAEDMYVMSAEGKVISAPVAKPWPYKHPKCSDCAPLFMKSYLMRGAGAVIHSHGMETCMATMLNPGAKEFRISHMEMIKGIKGHGYTDELVIPIIENTPYEYELTDSLAEAIAAYPKATAVLVRNHGIYVWGDSWINAKTQAECYHYLLDAAIKMYQLGIDWTTPEHGPINSAKRLRSVASPGVPNGCHTAKSSKHCVVLDIEGTTTPISFVTDVMFPYARDNVRKHLTSTYDSEETKEDIKLLRIQVEEDLKIGVVGAAPVAPDDAGKEEVISSLVANVEAMIKADRKITSLKQLQGHIWRTGFERKELQGVVFEDVPEALKNWQSQGMKVYIYSSGSREAQRLLFGHTSYGDLRQFLCGFFDTTTGNKREARSYFEISQSLGVDNPSQILFITDVLQEAVAAKSAGFEVIISIRPGNAPLPANHGFRTISSFSEI from the exons ATGTCGACCGGTGGTGCAGAGTctgcggcggcggaggcgatggCCTCGGAGGCGTACCTGGCGGGCGCCGCTGTGTGGGAGGCGCGCGAGCTGGTGGCGGAGCTCTGCCGCCATTTCTACCTGCAGGGGTGGGTCACCGGCACCGGCGGCAGCATCACCGTCAAGGCCAACGACCCCGCCGTGCCCCTCGCGCAGCAGCTCATCGTCATGTCCCCGTCCG GCGTGCAGAAGGAGAGGATGGTGGCAGAGGACATGTACGTGATGTCAGCAGAGGGCAAGGTGATATCTGCACCAGTAGCAAAGCCATGGCCATACAAGCATCCAAAGTGTTCAGACTGTGCACCTCTGTTCATGAAG TCCTATCTAATGCGAGGAGCTGGAGCTGTGATTCATAGCCATGGCATGGAGACTTGCATGGCCACGATGCTCAATCCTGGTGCAAAGGAGTTCAGG ATATCACATATGGAGATGATTAAAGGAATCAAAGGTCATGGGTACACCGATGAATTGGTGATTCCCATAATTGAAAATACTCCTTATGAGTATGAGCTCACAGACTCTCTAGCTGAAGCG ATCGCAGCATACCCTAAGGCAACTGCTGTCCTGGTACGGAATCATGGAATTTATGTGTGGGGTGACTCCTGGATCAATGCCAAGACACAG GCTGAATGCTATCATTATCTTCTTGATGCTGCCATCAAGATGTATCAGTTAGGGATTGACTGGACAACTCCTGAGCATGGTCCAATAAACAGTGCCAAAAGATTGCGTAGTGTTGCAAGTCCTGGGGTTCCTAATGGATGTCATACAGCCAAATCATCAAAG CATTGTGTTGTACTTGACATCGAAGGAacaacaacaccaatatcatttgTGACTGATGTTATGTTTCCTTATGCCCGTGATAATGTGCGGAAGCATCTGACTTCTACATACGATTCCGAGGAAACCAAAGAAGACATCAAACTTTTACGCATCCAA GTTGAAGAAGACCTGAAAATCGGAGTTGTTGGGGCTGCTCCAGTTGCACCGGATGATGCTGGCAAAGAAGAGGTTATCAGTTCTTTAGTCGCTAATGTTGAAGCAATGATCAAAGCAGACCGGAAGATTACATCATTGAAACAACTTCAG GGACATATATGGAGGACTGGGTTTGAAAGGAAAGAACTGCAAGGAGTTGTTTTTGAGGATGTTCCCGAGGCACTGAAGAACTGGCAATCTCAGGGTATGAAG GTTTACATATACTCCAGTGGCAGTAGAGAGGCACAGAGGCTACTATTTGGACATACATCTTATGGTGATCTGCGGCAATTTCTGTGTGGTTTTTTCGACACCACAACCGG AAACAAAAGAGAAGCAAGGAGTTATTTTGAGATCTCGCAATCACTTGGGGTGGACAATCCGTCTCAAATCTTATTCATCACAGATGTGTTGCAAGAAGCCGTTGCTGCAAAGAGTGCAG GTTTCGAGGTAATAATCTCCATTCGCCCGGGGAACGCACCGCTTCCTGCGAATCATGGTTTCCGCACTATCAGTTCCTTCAGTGAGATCTGA